Proteins co-encoded in one Octopus bimaculoides isolate UCB-OBI-ISO-001 chromosome 9, ASM119413v2, whole genome shotgun sequence genomic window:
- the LOC128248763 gene encoding probable G-protein coupled receptor Mth-like 11, with protein MKWVSFIFYFFINANLCLQSKYYDATSVSCSEWELYHKCSCQPECHLFKNCCVDLPNRNVSHNQNISAQSCTKLKIGYYIALDKCLPSYPIKEYVRKCENSVDGDYILKVPAFGKVDKKLYKNVFCALCNDQEYILGKSIYECNMSNITYQQLSRHLSNGTCNFYSFDVPDITFINNLYECLYDISNCSIKEQHENRSELCETNSKSPASSNKYQNCALCNDLNSTYFGADRKEFGRTYPLTIIFDHSSNILQYINAIQESGDTNRSAGRHEAILCNSDLLFDVYQNQCRSVFFHSLINCIAVRLNDDEYYLTDDGLLYLNKTQRLLNRSEFSQDTQGISICIDKDFGAISKYATSESYITFIGLTISVPALLITIVTYLCIPELRTLPGKFVINLLSSLFLAEVLFLISRYVPPYTIQCILTAVLMHYSFLASFFWMNVVSFDACRTFSGLMQFHISNQGNKKLLLYSIYAWLSPLIIVTMSLLLEYIPENKAVSPAYGKGICWITNGKCLLWVFGIPVIILLTLNVLAFIFISRGLRLEMKRSSKYLLSYHNINFKIFFKLSLVMGLTWILGFLYTFTKISEFSLLFCIGNSFLGLFVCFSFLSTRVIARKCLQFGNFSKMSTLYRTSPSASERNIQ; from the coding sequence ATGAAGTGGGTTTCATTTATCTTCTACTTTTTTATAAATGCTAATTTATGTTTGCAAAGTAAGTATTATGATGCAACATCAGTTTCTTGCTCGGAATGGGAGCTATATCACAAATGTTCTTGTCAACCTGAATGTCACTTATTTAAGAATTGCTGTGTAGACCTGCCTAATCGTAATGTTTCtcataatcaaaatatttctgcACAAAGTTGTACGAAACTGAAAATTGGATATTACATTGCCCTTGACAAATGCCTTCCTAGTTACCCTATTAAAGAATATGTGAGAAAATGTGAGAATTCTGTTGATGGAGATTATATCTTGAAAGTACCAGCTTTCGGGAAAGTAGACAAAAAATTGTACAAGAATGTATTCTGTGCTTTGTGCAACGATCAAGAATACATTTTGGGAAAATCGATTTATGAATGCAATATGAGTAATATTACATATCAGCAACTTTCAAGGCACCTTTCAAATGGCACATGTAACTTTTATTCATTTGATGTCCCAGatattacatttattaataaTCTATATGAATGCTTATACGATATTTCGAATTGTTCTATAAAAGAGCAACATGAAAATAGATCGGAGTTATGTGAAACAAATTCCAAGTCACCGGCTTCTTCAAATAAGTACCAAAACTGTGCTTTATGTAATGACTTAAACTCTACATATTTTGGTGCAGATCGCAAAGAGTTTGGAAGAACCTATCCATTGACTATAATATTCGACCACAGCAGTAATATATTGCAGTACATAAATGCTATTCAAGAGAGTGGCGACACGAATAGAAGCGCAGGAAGGCATGAAGCAATTCTCTGTAACAGTGATTTATTATTTGATGTTTATCAAAACCAGTGTCGTTCAGTTTTCTTCCATTCACTCATCAATTGTATTGCAGTGagactaaatgatgatgaatattaccTCACTGATGACGGTCTGCTTTATTTGAATAAAACTCAACGACTACTGAACAGATCAGAATTCAGTCAGGATACTCAAGGCATAAGTATCTGCATAGATAAGGACTTCGGTGCAATATCAAAATATGCTACATCTGAGAGTTATATTACATTTATAGGTCTTACTATTTCTGTTCCTGCTCTACTAATAACAATTGTAACTTATCTCTGTATACCTGAACTACGTACTTTACCAGGCAAATTCGTAATCAATCTTCTGTCATCGCTGTTTTTGGCAGaggttttgtttcttatttctagaTATGTGCCTCCGTATACTATTCAATGTATTTTGACAGCTGTTTTGATGCATTATTCTTTCTTGGCATCGTTCTTCTGGATGAATGTCGTATCGTTTGATGCCTGCCGCACTTTCTCAGGATTGATGCAATTTCATATTTCTAATCAGGGTAATAAAAAACTTTTACTGTATTCTATATATGCATGGCTCAGTCCACTTATAATTGTAACGATGTCACTCCTACTTGAGTATATACCAGAAAACAAAGCAGTTTCCCCAGCATATGGCAAGGGTATATGTTGGATTACAAATGGAAAATGTCTTTTATGGGTGTTTGGAATTCCAGTTATTATACTGTTAACACTTAatgttttagcttttatttttatttcaagaggCCTCCGTTTAGAAATGAAGcgttcttcaaaatatttattaagttaCCATAATATTAACTTCAAAATTTTCTTCAAGCTCAGTCTTGTTATGGGTTTAACATGGATTTTGGGATtcctatatacattcacaaaaatCAGtgaattttctctccttttctgtatCGGTAATTCATTTTTgggattgtttgtttgtttttcttttctttccacaaGAGTAATAGCTAGAAAATGCCTGCAGTTTGGGAATTTCTCGAAAATGTCTACTTTATACCgtacatcaccatcagcatctgAAAGAAATATCCAATAA